A window of the Zeugodacus cucurbitae isolate PBARC_wt_2022May chromosome 4, idZeuCucr1.2, whole genome shotgun sequence genome harbors these coding sequences:
- the LOC128921417 gene encoding uncharacterized protein LOC128921417 codes for MTPHVPTSLHGFCDASVHAYAAVIYTRTSCSNDSIRFTLLTARTKVAPLKAATIPRLELSAALLLAETLQNVRDAMGLADVPYYLGKDESEVIVAETRNTNKIIVLVSHPLYTHRPNGQTILLTERFSTISRLLGTIAIILRWLQRRRHLRQPVIVAQELDDALYTIIRLEQEEHFADEIRHLKSRSGLLSSSRILPLNPFLDENQILRVGGRIHKAELAHDPRFPIILPKATPLVKLLLQQALEITLHGGTQLMLHTLRRRFWILSARQAVKSFIHNCVICRRHRGEVLKQQMASLPGQRVRAARPFISSGVDYCGPFTLRVGTKRSRTLIKTYLAIFVCMVTKAVHIEVVDDLSAQAFLDVFTRFISRRGPCRDLYSDNGTAFVGANRLLKEDLAAWQSEYNQRFLADTGTHWHFITPSAPHQGGLWEAAVKSAKRHLIRCVGTQVMWYSQLQTLAVRIEACLNSCPITPLYDDPEDKLALTPGDFLIGSPLLAVPEPDIQQVPSNRLKQWQCIRQLHQRFWDRWSEEYLTILERRNKRQRRTPNIRVKDIVLVKQENMPPSHWCLGRVISVHPGADGAVRNVTLRTSKGYMNRAVQKLCPLLENEDFESVDSTGQDV; via the exons TTATCTACACAAGGACGTCTTGCTCCAACGATTCGATACGTTTCACACTTCTGACGGCACGCACCAAGGTGGCACCACTCAAGGCCGCTACCATACCACGCCTGGAACTTTCGGCAGCACTACTATTAGCTGAGACACTTCAAAACGTGCGAGATGCAATGGGTTTGGCTGATGTTCCCTACTATCTGGG CAAGGACGAGTCAGAAGTTATAGTCGCTGAAACTCGTAACACTAATAAGATTATTGTACTCGTTTCACATCCATTGTATACACATCGTCCAAACGGACAGACTATTTTGTTAACTGAACGTTTCAGTACAATTTCCCGCCTCTTGGGCACAATTGCCATTATTCTTCGTTGGTTACAGCGCCGACGACATCTTCGTCAACCGGTCATCGTTGCGCAGGAACTAGATGACGCACTATACACCATAATCCGTTTAGAGCAAGAGGAACATTTTGCAGATGAAATCCGACATTTGAAGTCTCGTTCAGGTTTGCTATCCTCCTCTCGAATATTGCCTCTAAATCCATTTCTAGACGAGAACCAGATCCTGCGAGTCGGAGGACGAATTCATAAAGCCGAATTAGCACATGATCCACGATTCCCGATTATCTTGCCAAAGGCAACGCCTTTGGTGAAGCTCTTATTACAACAAGCTCTTGAAATCACGCTACATGGAGGAACACAACTCATGCTGCATACTCTTCGTCGACGATTTTGGATCCTCAGTGCCAGACAGGCGGTCAAGAGTTTCATCCATAACTGCGTGATCTGCCGGCGTCACAGAGGGGAAGTGCTAAAGCAACAAATGGCTTCCTTACCCGGGCAGAGGGTCAGAGCAGCACGGCCGTTCATTTCATCTGGTGTGGATTATTGTGGACCTTTCACACTACGTGTAGGAACGAAACGTTCGCGAACGCTCATCAAGACATACCTCGCCATATTCGTATGTATGGTCACCAAGGCTGTAcacattgaagttgtagatgaCCTGTCGGCACAAGCATTCCTAGACGTTTTCACTCGTTTCATCAGCAGACGCGGTCCTTGTCGTGATTTATACAGTGACAACGGGACAGCCTTTGTTGGAGCTAACCGACTCTTGAAGGAAGATCTTGCAGCATGGCAGAGTGAGTATAATCAGCGGTTCTTAGCTGACACAGGCACACATTGGCATTTCATCACTCCTAGTGCTCCACATCAAGGAGGTCTCTGGGAGGCTGCGGTGAAGTCCGCTAAGCGTCACTTGATACGCTGCGTGGGTACGCAAGTCATGTGGTATAGTCAACTGCAAACATTGGCCGTTAGAATCGAAGCTTGTCTCAATTCTTGTCCGATTACACCCCTGTACGACGATCCTGAGGACAAACTTGCCTTAACGCCAGGCGATTTCCTGATTGGGTCGCCACTCCTGGCGGTCCCTGAACCAGATATTCAACAAGTTCCTTCCAACCGATTGAAACAGTGGCAATGTATACGTCAACTTCATCAAAGATTTTGGGATAGGTGGAGTGAGGAGTATCTCACCATCTTGGAGAGACGGAACAAGCGGCAGCGACGCACACCGAACATAAGGGTGAAGGACATCGTTCTAGTTAAACAAGAGAACATGCCTCCTTCGCATTGGTGTCTTGGTCGAGTCATATCAGTACATCCTGGAGCTGATGGAGCTGTCCGCAATGTCACGTTGAGAACCTCTAAAGGATACATGAACCGAGCTGTCCAGAAATTGTGCCCCTTGCTAGAAAACGAGGATTTCGAGTCGGTAGACTCGACCGGGCAGGATGTTTAA